The Arthrobacter russicus genome has a segment encoding these proteins:
- a CDS encoding MFS transporter, whose protein sequence is MASPATAQLPLVHPQPASRIPNSAVTAPISIVAASPSVKSTFAAFSIRNYRYFTIAHFIAVIALWMQRIAQDWIVLQLSGSVTAVGITVALQFAPTLLLGPWGGVLADRFSKRALLMIAQSAAALLAALMAVLALTGTLQVWHVYLVALVLGLVTVVDQPARQVFVNELVGPVHLRNAISINSSIFQLGGMIGPAVAGVMLVAVGGGWAFAANAVACVFTVTMLAVMRSSELIRSTPAPRSKGMLAEGARYLMRKPAILFSTIMAGFVAVFAMSLPVVMAAFADHVFDAGAGGYGLLNTLVAVGALIGALASTRRKELRLRSVVISAGCYGLSLAVAAFMPSMWSFGAVMVVAGFACLLFLTGANQLVQISTNMQIRGRVMSLYIMVLIGGQAVGGLLTGWLAEAIGPHAALLIAGGVPVLAAVAVGLILARRGELLLKVNLRRPGRLLEIRHR, encoded by the coding sequence GTGGCATCCCCTGCAACCGCGCAGCTTCCCCTCGTCCACCCGCAACCGGCAAGCAGAATCCCGAACTCGGCGGTGACTGCGCCGATCAGCATCGTGGCGGCATCGCCGAGCGTCAAAAGCACCTTCGCAGCATTCTCGATCCGCAACTACCGTTACTTCACCATCGCGCATTTCATCGCGGTGATCGCCCTGTGGATGCAGCGGATCGCCCAGGACTGGATTGTGCTCCAGCTCTCCGGTTCGGTGACCGCGGTCGGCATCACGGTGGCCCTGCAGTTCGCACCGACGTTGCTTTTGGGCCCCTGGGGCGGCGTGCTGGCCGACCGGTTCTCGAAACGGGCGTTGTTGATGATCGCCCAATCCGCGGCGGCCCTGCTCGCGGCATTGATGGCGGTTTTGGCGCTCACCGGAACGCTGCAGGTGTGGCATGTCTACCTGGTCGCACTGGTCCTCGGCCTGGTCACCGTGGTGGACCAGCCGGCGCGGCAGGTTTTCGTGAACGAGCTGGTCGGGCCGGTGCACCTGCGCAATGCGATCAGCATCAACTCCTCGATCTTCCAACTCGGCGGAATGATCGGCCCGGCCGTGGCCGGCGTAATGCTGGTGGCAGTGGGCGGCGGCTGGGCGTTCGCCGCGAACGCCGTGGCCTGCGTTTTCACCGTGACCATGCTCGCCGTGATGCGCAGCTCCGAACTCATCCGTTCGACGCCGGCGCCCCGCAGCAAAGGCATGCTCGCTGAGGGCGCCAGATACCTGATGCGCAAACCCGCGATCCTGTTTTCCACCATCATGGCTGGGTTCGTGGCGGTTTTCGCAATGAGCCTTCCGGTGGTGATGGCAGCCTTCGCGGATCACGTGTTCGACGCCGGAGCCGGGGGATACGGGTTGTTGAACACCTTGGTCGCAGTCGGCGCGCTGATCGGCGCACTGGCCTCGACCAGGCGCAAGGAATTGCGTTTGCGCTCAGTGGTGATCAGTGCCGGGTGTTACGGTCTCTCGCTTGCGGTGGCGGCGTTCATGCCGTCGATGTGGAGTTTCGGTGCGGTGATGGTGGTCGCCGGATTCGCCTGCCTGCTGTTTCTGACCGGGGCGAACCAGCTGGTGCAGATTTCCACCAACATGCAGATCCGCGGCCGGGTGATGAGCCTGTACATCATGGTGCTCATCGGCGGCCAAGCAGTGGGCGGGCTGCTCACCGGGTGGCTGGCCGAGGCGATCGGGCCGCATGCGGCCTTGCTGATTGCCGGCGGCGTTCCGGTCCTGGCTGCGGTCGCGGTAGGGCTGATCCTGGCCCGGCGGGGCGAGTTGTTGCTCAAAGTCAATCTGCGCCGGCCCGGCAGATTACTGGAGATCAGGCATCGCTGA
- a CDS encoding helicase HerA-like domain-containing protein codes for MASKSAAEIVANITQGYTFDTPAIALGAALVEDQVYKDAQVRLPLAMMNRHGLVAGATGTGKTVTLHMIAEQLSTAGVPVFMADIKGDLSGLATPGTANDKLTARTQSLGQEWAAKAFPVEFLALGGDGNGVPVRASITSFGPILLSRVLQLNETQESSLQLIFHYADTQGLELYDLKDLRAVIQFLTSDDGKAALAELGGLSKATAGVILRELITLEAQGMTKFFGMPEFDTAELIRTAPDGRGVITCLELPNVQDKPMLFSTFLMWLLADLFRDLPEVGDQDKPKLVFFLDEAHLLFKDATKAFLAAITQTVRLIRSKGVGIFFVTQTPKDVPSDVLAQLANRVQHALRAFTPDDAKALKATVSTFPVSDYDLEKTLTSAGIGEAVVTVMNEKGAPTPVALTRLRAPESVMGASAEDVVKSTVAASPLLTKYGTEVDPISAYEKLQNKAAPPTGDSVGDPVPPMPAPPVPIPPPPAPIPQQQGGSLGADVAGALGGILGGGLQSMVRSMGTNLGRNIMRDIFGTTSRRRR; via the coding sequence ATGGCTTCCAAGAGCGCGGCGGAGATCGTCGCAAACATCACTCAGGGCTACACCTTCGACACTCCGGCGATCGCGCTGGGCGCGGCACTCGTCGAAGACCAGGTCTACAAAGACGCCCAGGTCCGCTTGCCGCTTGCCATGATGAACCGGCACGGCCTGGTGGCCGGCGCTACCGGCACCGGCAAGACGGTCACCTTGCACATGATCGCCGAGCAGCTCTCCACCGCCGGGGTGCCGGTCTTCATGGCCGACATCAAGGGCGATCTGTCCGGCCTGGCGACGCCCGGAACGGCCAACGACAAGCTCACCGCGCGGACCCAGAGCCTGGGCCAGGAATGGGCCGCCAAAGCCTTCCCGGTGGAGTTCCTGGCCCTCGGCGGCGACGGCAACGGCGTTCCGGTGCGCGCTTCGATCACCTCGTTCGGCCCGATCCTGCTCTCCCGCGTGCTGCAGTTGAATGAAACCCAGGAATCCAGTCTGCAGCTGATCTTCCACTATGCGGACACCCAGGGTTTGGAATTGTACGACCTCAAAGACCTCCGGGCCGTGATCCAGTTCCTCACCTCGGACGACGGCAAAGCCGCCCTCGCCGAGCTCGGCGGACTGTCCAAGGCCACGGCCGGCGTGATCCTGCGCGAGCTGATCACTTTGGAAGCGCAAGGCATGACCAAGTTCTTCGGCATGCCGGAGTTCGACACCGCAGAGCTGATCCGGACCGCGCCGGACGGCCGGGGCGTGATCACCTGTTTGGAACTGCCGAATGTGCAGGACAAGCCGATGCTCTTCTCCACCTTCCTGATGTGGCTGCTCGCCGACCTCTTCCGGGACCTGCCCGAGGTCGGCGACCAGGACAAGCCGAAGCTGGTGTTCTTCCTCGACGAAGCCCACTTGCTCTTCAAGGACGCCACCAAGGCGTTCCTCGCCGCGATCACCCAGACGGTGCGGCTGATCCGGTCCAAAGGCGTCGGAATCTTCTTCGTGACCCAGACTCCGAAAGACGTGCCCTCGGATGTTCTGGCCCAGCTGGCCAACCGGGTGCAGCACGCCTTGCGCGCCTTCACCCCGGATGACGCCAAAGCGCTCAAAGCCACCGTCTCCACCTTCCCGGTGAGCGACTACGACTTGGAGAAGACGCTCACCAGCGCCGGAATCGGCGAGGCCGTGGTCACCGTGATGAATGAAAAGGGCGCGCCGACGCCGGTCGCGCTGACCCGGCTGCGGGCGCCGGAATCAGTGATGGGCGCCAGCGCGGAAGACGTGGTCAAATCCACCGTCGCCGCATCGCCGTTGCTGACCAAATACGGCACCGAGGTCGATCCGATTTCCGCCTACGAGAAGCTGCAGAACAAGGCCGCGCCGCCCACCGGGGATTCGGTCGGCGATCCGGTGCCGCCGATGCCCGCACCGCCGGTGCCGATTCCGCCGCCTCCGGCACCCATTCCGCAACAGCAAGGCGGCAGCCTCGGCGCGGACGTGGCCGGTGCGCTC
- a CDS encoding LysR family transcriptional regulator, with protein sequence MYDNDQLRSFLAVAETLNFTRAAERLGLSQPTVSQHIKKLEEATGRQLVLRDTRAVRLTDNGDAMAGFARNILAAQDDAGRYFSGAAMRGRLRFGTADDLAYTRLPTILRDFRQLYPQINLELTVSQSDQLYRRVKAGQLDLVFVKWVSGAQEGTVVRHDHFSWVGLEQTQLEPGVPVPLISYPAPSLSRKLAIDALEKNGRTWRVTCNTKEINGVIAAVRAGIGITVMPSTLIPDDLVSITRRFDLPPVGEVDFTLVRNPLARTDVVDALEQAIMGRKLNPARS encoded by the coding sequence GTGTACGACAACGATCAGCTGCGCAGCTTCCTCGCAGTCGCGGAGACTTTGAACTTCACCCGGGCGGCTGAGCGGCTGGGTTTGAGCCAACCGACAGTCAGCCAGCACATCAAGAAACTCGAGGAGGCCACCGGGCGGCAACTCGTGCTCCGGGACACCCGGGCGGTCCGGTTGACCGACAACGGCGACGCGATGGCCGGCTTCGCCCGCAACATCCTCGCCGCCCAAGACGATGCTGGGCGCTATTTCTCCGGTGCCGCGATGCGCGGCCGACTGCGCTTCGGCACCGCCGACGATCTGGCTTACACCAGACTGCCGACGATCCTGCGTGATTTCCGCCAGCTCTACCCGCAGATCAATTTGGAACTCACGGTGAGCCAAAGCGACCAGCTTTACCGCCGGGTCAAAGCGGGCCAGCTGGACCTGGTTTTCGTCAAATGGGTCTCCGGCGCCCAAGAAGGCACCGTGGTGCGGCATGACCACTTCTCCTGGGTCGGCCTGGAGCAGACCCAACTTGAACCCGGTGTTCCGGTGCCGCTGATCAGCTATCCGGCACCGAGCCTGAGCCGGAAACTCGCGATCGATGCGCTGGAGAAAAATGGGCGCACCTGGCGCGTCACCTGCAACACCAAGGAGATCAACGGAGTGATCGCGGCGGTCCGGGCCGGCATCGGGATCACGGTGATGCCTTCGACCCTGATCCCGGACGACCTGGTCTCGATCACCCGGCGTTTCGACCTGCCGCCGGTGGGCGAGGTCGATTTCACCCTGGTGCGCAATCCGCTGGCCAGGACCGACGTCGTCGATGCCTTGGAGCAGGCGATCATGGGCCGCAAACTCAACCCGGCCAGAAGTTGA
- a CDS encoding MBL fold metallo-hydrolase: MDHLVTHGTFSLDGGSWEVDNNVWIVGDGAEVVVVDPAHDASAVFAAVSGRRVSAILLSHGHDDHIRAVAEFQELTGAPVHLHPRDQMLWQTVYPAAALPLALADGDVFALGTGSSQLAVLHTPGHSPGSCCFYSAELGAVFTGDTLFQHGPGATGRSYSDFPTIIESIRDTLFSLPPDTVVYPGHGDSTTIGGEIPQLADWIARGR, encoded by the coding sequence GTGGATCACCTCGTCACCCACGGCACATTTTCACTGGACGGTGGCAGCTGGGAAGTGGACAACAACGTTTGGATCGTGGGAGACGGTGCAGAAGTCGTGGTGGTAGACCCCGCGCATGACGCTTCGGCCGTGTTCGCTGCCGTATCCGGTCGAAGAGTTTCCGCGATTCTGCTCAGCCACGGCCACGACGACCACATCCGTGCCGTAGCCGAGTTCCAAGAACTCACCGGTGCACCGGTGCATCTGCATCCTCGGGATCAGATGCTCTGGCAAACCGTCTACCCCGCGGCCGCATTGCCACTGGCCTTGGCCGACGGCGATGTCTTCGCGTTGGGCACCGGCTCAAGTCAGCTGGCCGTCCTGCACACGCCAGGGCATTCGCCCGGTTCCTGCTGTTTCTATTCCGCGGAGCTGGGGGCGGTTTTCACTGGGGACACGCTATTCCAGCATGGCCCCGGCGCGACCGGCCGGTCCTACAGCGATTTTCCGACGATCATCGAATCGATCCGAGACACGCTGTTCAGCCTGCCCCCGGACACCGTGGTGTATCCCGGACACGGAGATTCCACCACCATCGGCGGGGAAATTCCGCAGCTGGCCGACTGGATTGCCCGTGGCCGTTGA
- the panD gene encoding aspartate 1-decarboxylase — protein sequence MIRTMFKSKIHRATVTHANLHYVGSVTVDQDLLEAADILPGELVAIVDVSNGARLETYTILGERGSGVIGINGAAAHLVAIGDTVILISYAQMSTEEAQAYRPAIVHVDGQNRIVELGHDPAAAAAAGTQRPPFAVQD from the coding sequence ATGATCCGCACCATGTTCAAATCCAAGATCCACCGCGCCACGGTGACCCATGCCAACCTGCATTACGTCGGTTCGGTCACCGTTGACCAGGACTTGCTCGAAGCCGCGGACATCCTGCCCGGGGAACTGGTCGCGATCGTCGACGTCAGCAATGGCGCGCGCTTGGAGACCTATACGATCCTGGGCGAGCGCGGCTCGGGCGTGATCGGGATCAACGGCGCAGCGGCGCATCTGGTGGCGATCGGGGACACCGTGATCCTGATCAGCTACGCGCAGATGTCCACCGAAGAGGCACAGGCCTACCGGCCGGCGATCGTGCACGTGGACGGGCAGAACCGGATCGTGGAACTCGGCCACGACCCGGCGGCGGCAGCCGCAGCGGGCACCCAACGCCCGCCGTTCGCCGTCCAGGACTGA
- a CDS encoding AEC family transporter has product MGGVLIGFSLVWAVIALGYLLGRFNVLGDGAQRVLSRFTFFVASPALLFETISRADLHTVFGPSFWIVAGSAAIAAAVFVLFTVLRRKPFGAEAVLGTMSASYVNANNLGLPIAVYVLGNAALAAPIVIFQLAVYQPLFVILIELVRQRRSASLGKILLSVISNPLLLASVAGTAVAASSWRPPELLLQPFELVGGAAVPGALIAFGISLFGSKPLQEPASRVSVIAATVVKLVVQPAAGYLLATTLFQLDGAALFAAVVLAGLPTAQNVFVIAARYQSGVAQAKDTVLLTTAIAVPAMLVVAALLA; this is encoded by the coding sequence ATGGGCGGCGTGCTGATCGGCTTCTCCCTGGTCTGGGCGGTGATCGCGCTGGGGTACTTGCTCGGCAGGTTCAATGTGCTCGGCGACGGTGCACAGCGGGTACTGAGCCGGTTCACTTTTTTCGTCGCCAGCCCCGCACTGCTGTTCGAAACCATCTCCCGCGCAGACCTGCACACCGTCTTCGGGCCGTCGTTCTGGATCGTCGCCGGCTCCGCGGCGATTGCCGCAGCGGTCTTCGTGCTGTTCACCGTGCTGCGGCGCAAGCCCTTCGGGGCGGAGGCGGTGCTGGGCACGATGAGCGCTTCCTATGTCAACGCCAACAATCTGGGCCTGCCGATCGCGGTCTACGTGCTGGGGAACGCGGCACTCGCGGCTCCCATCGTGATCTTCCAGCTGGCGGTCTACCAACCGCTGTTCGTGATCCTGATCGAACTGGTCCGGCAACGCCGCAGTGCCTCGCTCGGCAAGATCCTGTTGAGCGTGATCAGCAATCCGCTGCTGCTCGCCTCGGTCGCCGGAACCGCGGTCGCCGCCTCCAGCTGGCGGCCGCCCGAGCTTTTGCTGCAACCCTTCGAGCTGGTGGGCGGCGCCGCGGTGCCCGGCGCACTGATCGCTTTCGGGATCTCGCTGTTCGGTTCCAAACCGCTCCAGGAACCCGCCAGCCGGGTTTCGGTGATTGCCGCGACCGTCGTGAAGCTGGTCGTGCAACCGGCTGCCGGCTACCTGCTCGCGACCACGCTGTTCCAGCTCGACGGCGCCGCGCTGTTCGCCGCCGTCGTGCTCGCCGGGCTGCCCACCGCGCAAAACGTCTTCGTGATCGCGGCACGGTATCAATCCGGCGTGGCCCAAGCCAAGGACACGGTGTTGCTGACCACCGCGATCGCGGTGCCGGCGATGCTCGTAGTCGCGGCCCTTTTGGCGTGA